In the genome of Falsirhodobacter halotolerans, one region contains:
- a CDS encoding SGNH/GDSL hydrolase family protein: protein MRMILILALCGLTACGAASRNASGDILVMGDSVLAWNNGAVGKTIGADLDRPVITRARAGARMMPGAAAALVGLSIPNQLPDGRWNWIVMNGGANDLVGTCGCGPCEAEIDALMSPDATAGAIPDLIARARRTGASVMWMGYYQAPQSASFAGCSAALGKLETRIATYARAHDGVYFVDSEAVMPPSDPGLLGPDRTHPSARGSAILGTFLARALAR, encoded by the coding sequence ATGCGCATGATCCTGATCCTGGCCCTGTGCGGCCTCACCGCCTGCGGGGCCGCGTCGCGGAACGCCAGCGGCGACATCCTGGTCATGGGCGATTCCGTTCTGGCTTGGAACAACGGCGCGGTGGGAAAGACGATCGGCGCCGATCTGGACCGCCCCGTCATCACCCGTGCCCGCGCCGGGGCCCGCATGATGCCCGGCGCGGCCGCGGCGCTGGTGGGGCTGAGCATTCCGAACCAGTTGCCGGACGGTCGCTGGAACTGGATCGTGATGAACGGCGGGGCCAACGATCTGGTGGGAACCTGCGGCTGCGGCCCGTGCGAGGCCGAGATCGACGCGCTGATGTCGCCCGATGCCACCGCGGGGGCCATTCCCGACCTGATCGCGCGCGCCCGCCGCACCGGCGCAAGTGTCATGTGGATGGGGTATTATCAGGCGCCGCAATCGGCCTCGTTCGCGGGGTGCAGCGCCGCGCTGGGCAAGCTGGAAACCCGCATCGCCACCTATGCCCGCGCGCATGACGGGGTGTATTTCGTTGATTCCGAAGCGGTGATGCCCCCCTCCGATCCGGGGCTTCTTGGCCCGGACCGGACGCACCCGTCCGCCCGCGGCTCGGCGATCCTGGGGACGTTTCTGGCCCGCGCCCTTGCGCGCTGA
- a CDS encoding deoxyguanosinetriphosphate triphosphohydrolase, with the protein MTAPYACQPAQSRGRLYGENLSSFRSAFQRDRDRIIHSSAFRRLKHKTQVFVEHEGDYYRTRLTHTLEVAQVARTIAGVLGLNTDLAEAIALAHDLGHTPFGHTGEDAMARLMAPYGGFDHNAQALRIVTKLERHYAEFDGLNLTWETLEGIAKHNGPVTGDLPYALAEANAEWDLELHTFASAEAQVAAIADDVAYSHHDLHDGLRSGLFDENDLMDLPITGPAFAAVDRLYPGLDPSRRRHEALRRVFGALVEDVIHIAQNRLEAAAPKSVEDIRAMDQTVIRFSKPMYQELKVIRHFLFTRMYRAPSVMVERARVTEAVDGLFGLFMANPALLPAEWRQGLPEGDEVQFARHVADYVAGMTDRYALQQHARLG; encoded by the coding sequence ATGACCGCCCCCTATGCCTGCCAGCCCGCACAGTCGCGTGGGCGGCTTTACGGCGAAAATCTCTCCTCCTTTCGTTCGGCCTTTCAGCGGGATCGTGACCGGATCATTCATTCGTCGGCCTTTCGCCGTCTGAAGCACAAGACCCAGGTGTTCGTGGAGCATGAGGGCGATTATTACCGCACCCGCCTGACCCACACGCTGGAGGTGGCGCAGGTGGCGCGCACCATCGCCGGGGTCCTGGGCCTGAACACCGATCTGGCCGAGGCGATCGCGCTGGCCCACGATCTGGGCCACACCCCTTTCGGCCACACGGGCGAGGATGCGATGGCCCGTCTGATGGCCCCCTATGGCGGGTTCGACCACAACGCGCAGGCGCTGCGGATCGTGACGAAGCTGGAACGGCATTACGCCGAATTCGACGGCCTGAACCTGACATGGGAAACGCTGGAGGGGATCGCCAAGCACAACGGTCCGGTGACCGGCGATCTGCCCTATGCGCTGGCCGAGGCGAATGCCGAATGGGATCTGGAGCTGCACACCTTCGCCAGCGCCGAGGCGCAGGTGGCGGCGATTGCCGATGACGTCGCCTATTCCCATCACGACCTGCATGACGGCCTGCGCTCGGGCCTGTTCGACGAAAACGATCTGATGGACCTGCCGATCACCGGCCCGGCCTTTGCGGCGGTGGACCGGCTTTATCCCGGCCTCGACCCCTCGCGCCGACGGCATGAGGCGCTGCGGCGCGTGTTCGGTGCGCTGGTGGAAGATGTGATCCACATCGCCCAGAACCGGCTGGAGGCCGCCGCCCCGAAATCGGTGGAAGACATCCGGGCGATGGATCAGACGGTCATCCGCTTTTCCAAGCCGATGTATCAGGAGTTGAAAGTCATCCGCCATTTTCTGTTCACCCGCATGTATCGCGCCCCGTCCGTGATGGTGGAGCGCGCCCGGGTGACCGAGGCGGTGGACGGGCTGTTCGGCCTGTTCATGGCCAACCCCGCGCTTCTGCCCGCCGAATGGCGGCAGGGCCTGCCCGAGGGGGACGAGGTGCAATTCGCCCGCCACGTTGCCGATTATGTAGCGGGGATGACCGACCGCTATGCCTTACAGCAACACGCGCGGCTTGGCTGA
- a CDS encoding IclR family transcriptional regulator: MDDRHTEDRRPVPGTQTLSRGLRLLEHVGAGVTDLRGLSERMGAPRSTVARMLANLVAEGYLHHVPYQGYSLGTKLILLGQRAREQRPLTALARSQLEALARATCDTVHLGTLDAGEVLYLDKVAGSRGLEMRSRVGARMPIASTGLGKAMMIGLPEETWPDAHGRAVIFAAAPNRPDMRDYATLADDLRQSRARGFAVDLEENEFGIRCVAAPLRDATGAVVGAISVASAVTFLPEPRLHDLGPDVVRAANEISMVLGWTG, translated from the coding sequence ATGGATGATCGCCACACCGAGGATCGACGTCCGGTGCCGGGCACGCAGACCCTGTCACGCGGGCTGCGTCTTCTGGAGCATGTGGGCGCAGGGGTCACCGATCTGCGCGGCCTGTCCGAACGGATGGGCGCGCCGCGCAGCACCGTGGCCCGCATGTTGGCCAATCTGGTGGCCGAGGGGTATCTGCACCACGTCCCCTATCAGGGCTATTCCCTCGGCACCAAGCTGATTCTGCTTGGGCAGCGCGCGCGGGAGCAGCGTCCGCTGACCGCTCTGGCCCGCTCTCAGCTGGAGGCGCTGGCCCGCGCGACCTGCGACACGGTTCATCTGGGCACGTTGGACGCGGGCGAGGTGCTGTATCTGGACAAGGTGGCCGGGTCGCGGGGGCTTGAGATGCGCTCGCGCGTGGGGGCGCGGATGCCCATCGCCTCGACCGGGTTGGGCAAGGCGATGATGATCGGCCTGCCCGAAGAAACCTGGCCCGACGCCCATGGCCGGGCGGTGATATTCGCCGCCGCCCCGAACCGCCCCGACATGCGCGATTACGCCACCCTGGCCGATGATCTGCGCCAGTCCCGCGCGCGCGGTTTCGCCGTCGATCTGGAGGAGAACGAGTTCGGCATTCGCTGCGTCGCGGCCCCCTTGCGGGATGCGACGGGGGCGGTGGTCGGCGCGATCAGCGTGGCAAGCGCGGTGACCTTCCTGCCCGAGCCACGACTGCACGATCTGGGCCCCGATGTGGTCCGGGCGGCGAACGAAATTTCGATGGTCTTGGGGTGGACGGGATGA
- a CDS encoding HesB/IscA family protein: MTLPPRVTDRAFARLAEIAEDTGHARPLRVAVEGGGCSGFQYDIKLDDATDDDLVLEKDGAQVLVDSVSLPFLSNAVIDFTEELIGARFVVQNPNAASSCGCGISFSM, translated from the coding sequence ATGACACTCCCCCCCCGCGTGACGGACCGGGCCTTCGCCCGCCTGGCCGAAATTGCCGAGGATACCGGCCACGCCCGCCCCCTGCGCGTGGCGGTGGAAGGCGGCGGCTGTTCGGGGTTCCAGTATGACATCAAGCTGGACGACGCGACGGACGACGATCTGGTGCTGGAAAAGGACGGCGCGCAGGTGCTGGTTGACAGCGTGTCACTGCCCTTCCTGTCGAATGCCGTGATCGATTTCACCGAGGAACTGATCGGCGCGCGCTTCGTGGTGCAGAATCCGAACGCGGCGTCGTCCTGCGGCTGCGGCATCAGCTTTTCGATGTGA
- a CDS encoding CoA-acylating methylmalonate-semialdehyde dehydrogenase: MDHHSTLARIGHHIGGVPVADGDAPAQDVTNPATGAVTGQVALARAETVDRAVAAAKAAFPAWRDTPPIRRARLMNAFLALVRTKKDDLAHAITAEHGKVFTDAQGEVERGIDIIEFACGIPQLLKGDYTEQVSQGMDNWTLRQPLGVVAGITPFNFPVMVPMWMFPVAIATGNTFVLKPSPTDPSASLLMADLMVQAGFPEGVFNVVQGDKVAVDALLAHPDVKAVSFVGSTPIANYIYETGARQGKRVQALGGAKNHMMIMPDADMDKAADALIGAGFGSAGERCMAISVAVMVGDAGDRLIPALKARAEALKIRNGTDLEAEMGPIVTAAARDRIASYIEAGVAEGADLVVDGRGFTVPGHENGFWLGATLFDRVTPDMKIYREEIFGPVLSCLRVDSFAKGLQLINDHEFGNGVSLFTRDGHLAREFGRQVQVGMVGINVPIPVPMAWHGFGGWKRSLFGDMHAYGEEGVRFYTKQKSIMQRWPESIVEGAEFTMPVAR; encoded by the coding sequence TTGGATCATCACAGCACCCTCGCCCGCATCGGCCATCACATCGGTGGGGTGCCCGTCGCGGATGGCGACGCCCCCGCCCAGGACGTGACCAACCCGGCCACCGGCGCCGTGACCGGGCAGGTGGCGTTGGCCCGTGCCGAAACGGTCGACCGCGCGGTGGCGGCGGCCAAGGCGGCGTTTCCCGCGTGGCGCGATACGCCCCCGATCCGGCGCGCGCGGTTGATGAACGCGTTTCTGGCGCTGGTGCGCACGAAGAAGGACGATCTGGCCCACGCGATCACCGCCGAACATGGCAAGGTCTTCACCGACGCGCAGGGTGAGGTGGAGCGCGGGATCGACATCATCGAATTCGCCTGCGGCATTCCGCAGCTTCTGAAGGGCGATTACACCGAACAGGTGTCGCAGGGCATGGACAACTGGACCCTGCGCCAGCCCCTCGGGGTGGTGGCGGGGATCACGCCGTTCAACTTTCCGGTCATGGTGCCGATGTGGATGTTCCCCGTGGCCATCGCGACGGGCAACACCTTCGTTCTGAAACCGTCGCCCACGGATCCCTCGGCCTCGTTGCTGATGGCCGATCTGATGGTGCAGGCGGGCTTTCCCGAAGGCGTGTTCAACGTGGTGCAGGGCGACAAGGTGGCGGTGGACGCGCTCTTGGCGCATCCCGACGTGAAGGCCGTGTCCTTCGTCGGATCGACCCCCATTGCGAACTACATCTATGAGACCGGGGCGCGGCAGGGCAAGCGGGTGCAGGCGCTGGGCGGGGCCAAGAACCACATGATGATCATGCCCGACGCCGATATGGACAAGGCGGCGGATGCGCTGATCGGCGCGGGTTTCGGATCGGCGGGCGAGCGTTGCATGGCGATCTCGGTCGCAGTGATGGTGGGCGATGCGGGCGACCGTCTGATCCCGGCCCTGAAGGCGCGGGCCGAGGCGTTGAAGATCCGAAACGGCACCGATCTCGAAGCCGAGATGGGGCCGATCGTCACCGCCGCCGCGCGGGACCGCATCGCAAGCTATATCGAGGCGGGGGTGGCCGAGGGGGCCGATCTGGTGGTCGATGGGCGCGGGTTCACCGTTCCGGGGCATGAGAACGGCTTCTGGCTGGGGGCCACGCTGTTCGACCGGGTGACGCCGGACATGAAAATCTATCGCGAGGAGATTTTCGGGCCCGTCCTGTCCTGCCTGCGCGTGGACAGCTTTGCCAAGGGTCTGCAGCTGATCAACGATCATGAATTCGGCAATGGCGTGTCGCTGTTCACCCGCGACGGCCATCTCGCGCGCGAATTCGGGCGTCAGGTGCAGGTGGGTATGGTCGGCATCAACGTCCCGATCCCGGTGCCGATGGCGTGGCACGGCTTTGGCGGCTGGAAGCGCAGCCTGTTTGGCGACATGCACGCCTATGGTGAGGAAGGCGTGCGCTTCTATACCAAGCAGAAGTCGATCATGCAGCGTTGGCCCGAAAGCATTGTCGAGGGGGCGGAGTTCACGATGCCTGTCGCGCGCTGA
- a CDS encoding NAD(P)-dependent oxidoreductase encodes MNIVIADPDHEAHPAVDAAGLTATPIPCGTQDDLIQGAQGAGIILAGPVDFTADGLAALPDLRLIVRLAPGGTIDWAAARRMGVAVSDPAEADAPEAADHAIALTLTLLRKIPAMTAATRSGIWDHALARPLRRHSELTVGLIGAGPVGMDYATKMGALGFRTLVHDPLDITGAVLGDVIELSDVIAVFALLTEATRDLLDAAMFDRMKTGVYVISLAEGGILDEDALAEALRTGKVAGAGIDRTRIEPLPADSALREFDTCLITPHMAWYSEDAVRDLHRRAAEEAVRFARGEPILWPAPALEEPT; translated from the coding sequence ATGAACATCGTCATTGCCGATCCCGATCACGAAGCGCACCCCGCCGTCGACGCGGCGGGCCTGACAGCCACCCCCATCCCCTGCGGGACGCAGGATGACCTGATCCAAGGCGCGCAGGGGGCGGGGATCATCCTTGCGGGGCCGGTTGATTTCACCGCGGATGGTCTGGCGGCGCTGCCCGATCTGCGGCTGATCGTGCGCCTGGCGCCGGGTGGGACGATCGACTGGGCGGCGGCGCGGCGGATGGGGGTGGCGGTGAGCGACCCTGCCGAAGCCGACGCGCCCGAGGCCGCTGACCATGCGATTGCCCTGACCCTGACGCTGCTGCGCAAGATCCCCGCCATGACGGCGGCCACCCGCAGCGGCATCTGGGACCACGCGCTGGCCCGCCCCCTGCGTCGGCATTCGGAATTGACGGTCGGCCTGATCGGGGCCGGGCCGGTGGGCATGGATTACGCGACAAAGATGGGGGCGCTGGGCTTTCGCACGCTGGTTCACGATCCGCTCGACATCACCGGGGCGGTCTTGGGCGACGTGATCGAGCTTTCGGACGTGATCGCCGTCTTCGCGTTGCTGACCGAGGCCACGCGCGATCTGCTGGATGCCGCGATGTTCGACCGGATGAAGACCGGCGTTTACGTCATCAGCCTGGCGGAGGGCGGCATTCTTGACGAAGACGCGCTGGCCGAGGCGCTGCGCACGGGCAAGGTCGCGGGCGCGGGCATCGACCGGACGCGGATCGAACCCTTGCCCGCCGACAGCGCGCTGCGCGAATTCGACACCTGTCTCATCACGCCGCACATGGCTTGGTATTCCGAAGATGCCGTGCGCGACCTGCACCGCCGCGCGGCCGAGGAGGCCGTCCGTTTCGCCCGGGGCGAGCCCATCCTGTGGCCCGCCCCCGCACTTGAGGAGCCGACATGA
- a CDS encoding DUF2927 domain-containing protein translates to MRFRLLLLVPLLTSCAAPQTDRPLPDVPPITDALPPMKTFGAVNPVPAQRSNAEMARDFLDLSFAMENGDQLAVMSRFEGPITVAIRGPAPATASADLDRVLARMRREARLPISRTTGAASVSIEFVPVARMRGIAPTAACFVVPGVRTFDEYAANLRSPDLDWTRLTTRTNAAIFIPSDEAPQEVRDCLNEELAQAIGPLNDLYRLPDSVFNDDNFHGILTGFDMLMLRTYYAPELRSGMTRAQAAEVVPTLLRRFNPKGAFSAPQIPPDTPRAWIRAIETAFGPDGSTARRHSAAQRALAIAQKQGWTDNRLGFSWFALARLSLDRDVPTALSGFIEAARAFRALPDKGVHTAHEDMQMAAFALASGQAEAAILLTDVALPAARQSENAGLMATLLMMRSEALRLLDQPAASRDARREALGWARFGFTDDADVRQRMGDIQALSPDRVSP, encoded by the coding sequence ATGCGTTTCCGTCTTCTCCTTCTTGTTCCTCTGCTAACCTCCTGTGCGGCGCCGCAGACGGACAGACCCCTGCCCGACGTGCCGCCGATCACCGACGCGCTGCCCCCGATGAAGACGTTCGGCGCGGTGAACCCCGTCCCGGCCCAGCGCAGCAACGCCGAAATGGCGCGAGATTTCCTCGACCTGTCCTTCGCCATGGAAAACGGCGACCAGCTTGCCGTCATGAGCCGGTTCGAGGGCCCGATCACCGTGGCCATCCGGGGGCCCGCGCCGGCGACCGCCTCGGCCGATCTGGACCGCGTTCTGGCCCGGATGCGGCGCGAGGCGCGGCTGCCGATTTCGCGCACAACGGGCGCGGCCTCGGTCAGCATCGAATTCGTGCCCGTGGCGCGGATGCGCGGCATCGCCCCCACCGCGGCCTGTTTCGTCGTGCCGGGGGTGCGCACCTTTGACGAATATGCCGCCAATCTGCGCAGCCCCGATCTGGACTGGACCCGTCTGACCACCCGCACGAACGCCGCGATCTTCATCCCGTCGGACGAAGCGCCGCAAGAGGTGCGCGACTGCCTGAACGAGGAGTTGGCGCAGGCGATCGGCCCGTTGAACGATCTTTATCGGCTGCCCGACTCGGTCTTCAACGACGACAATTTCCACGGCATCCTGACCGGCTTCGACATGCTGATGCTGCGCACCTACTACGCGCCGGAACTGCGCAGCGGCATGACCCGCGCGCAGGCGGCGGAGGTGGTGCCGACCCTGCTGCGCCGCTTCAACCCCAAGGGGGCCTTTTCCGCCCCGCAGATCCCGCCCGACACGCCGCGCGCCTGGATCCGCGCGATCGAAACGGCGTTCGGCCCGGACGGCAGCACCGCCCGCCGTCACAGCGCGGCGCAGCGCGCGCTGGCCATCGCGCAGAAACAGGGCTGGACCGACAATCGGCTGGGGTTCAGTTGGTTCGCCCTGGCCCGGCTGAGCCTTGATCGCGACGTGCCCACCGCGCTGAGCGGGTTCATCGAGGCGGCGCGCGCCTTCCGCGCCCTGCCCGACAAGGGTGTGCACACGGCGCATGAGGATATGCAGATGGCGGCCTTCGCCCTCGCCTCCGGGCAGGCCGAGGCGGCGATCCTGCTGACCGACGTGGCCCTTCCGGCGGCGCGGCAGTCGGAAAATGCGGGGCTGATGGCCACCCTACTGATGATGCGGTCCGAGGCACTGCGCCTGTTGGATCAGCCCGCCGCGTCCCGAGACGCGCGGCGCGAGGCGTTGGGTTGGGCGCGCTTTGGCTTCACCGATGACGCGGATGTGCGGCAGCGGATGGGCGACATCCAGGCCCTGTCGCCGGACCGCGTCAGCCCGTAA
- a CDS encoding FAD-dependent oxidoreductase, whose translation MTRHATIVGAGVAGLATACALARRGWSVDVLEQAPALTQVGAGLQIAPNGLRVLDALGLDVDHLPQGRAVTLRDGPSGRAVLRMALGARAWRMTHRADLIDILAAGAEAAGARLHLGRTATVAQGITIAADGLHSRFRSGLNGPDAPTFSGHVAWRATIPGDDGPPEAEVFMGPGRHLVTYPLRGGALRNIVAVEERGTWAAESWSARDASGDLQRAFAGFCPRVRAWLDPVAEPYLWGLFLHPVAARWHGDGVFLAGDAAHPTLPFMAQGANMALEDAWVLAACLDGLPPDRAGGTYQALRAQRCRRIVAVAAANARNYHLGGAMRLAAQAALRLAGRIAPEAPLRRYDWIYDYDAVQAASSIQTGT comes from the coding sequence ATGACCCGTCACGCCACCATTGTCGGGGCCGGGGTTGCGGGCCTTGCCACGGCGTGTGCGCTGGCCCGGCGCGGGTGGTCGGTGGATGTGCTGGAGCAGGCCCCCGCGCTGACGCAGGTGGGGGCGGGGTTGCAGATCGCGCCGAACGGTCTGCGGGTGCTGGACGCTTTGGGGCTGGACGTGGATCACCTGCCGCAGGGGCGGGCGGTCACCTTGCGCGACGGCCCTTCGGGGCGGGCGGTCCTGCGGATGGCCTTGGGCGCGCGGGCCTGGCGGATGACGCACCGCGCCGATCTGATCGATATTCTTGCGGCGGGGGCGGAGGCGGCGGGCGCGCGACTGCACCTTGGGCGCACGGCGACCGTGGCGCAGGGGATCACCATCGCGGCCGACGGCCTGCATTCCCGGTTCCGCAGCGGCCTGAACGGCCCCGATGCCCCGACCTTCAGCGGCCATGTTGCCTGGCGCGCGACGATTCCCGGCGATGACGGTCCGCCCGAGGCGGAGGTCTTCATGGGCCCGGGCCGGCATCTTGTCACCTATCCCCTGCGCGGGGGGGCCCTGCGCAACATCGTGGCGGTGGAGGAACGCGGCACTTGGGCCGCCGAAAGCTGGTCGGCCCGTGACGCGTCGGGCGATCTTCAGCGCGCCTTCGCAGGCTTCTGCCCGCGGGTGCGCGCATGGCTGGACCCTGTGGCCGAGCCGTATCTTTGGGGCTTGTTCCTGCATCCCGTGGCGGCGCGGTGGCATGGGGACGGGGTGTTTCTGGCCGGAGACGCCGCGCATCCCACATTGCCCTTCATGGCGCAGGGCGCGAACATGGCGCTGGAGGATGCCTGGGTACTGGCCGCCTGTCTGGACGGCCTGCCGCCGGATCGGGCGGGCGGAACCTATCAGGCGCTGCGGGCGCAGCGGTGCCGCCGCATCGTGGCCGTGGCGGCCGCGAACGCGCGCAACTATCATCTGGGCGGGGCCATGCGGCTGGCGGCGCAGGCGGCGCTGCGTCTGGCCGGGCGGATCGCGCCCGAAGCCCCTTTGCGCCGATACGACTGGATCTACGATTACGACGCGGTTCAGGCCGCAAGCTCGATCCAGACGGGAACGTGA
- a CDS encoding disulfide bond formation protein B, with amino-acid sequence MTGRVWAALAAAGSGALLLGALAFQYIGGLAPCPMCLYQRWPHLAAVIVGAVALAMPRPWLMRIGALGPLTSAAIGIFHTGVERKWWEGPASCTGAGNALSGLSGADLLSTDAPVHLVMCDQVAWSMWGLSMASWNAILSLVLVAVWLIAARASAKPRVLL; translated from the coding sequence ATGACGGGACGGGTATGGGCGGCGCTGGCCGCGGCGGGATCGGGGGCGCTGCTTCTTGGGGCGCTGGCCTTCCAGTATATCGGCGGGCTGGCCCCCTGTCCGATGTGCCTTTATCAGCGTTGGCCACATCTGGCGGCGGTGATCGTGGGGGCCGTGGCGCTGGCGATGCCGCGCCCGTGGTTGATGCGGATCGGCGCGCTGGGCCCGCTGACCAGCGCGGCCATCGGCATCTTTCACACCGGGGTGGAACGGAAATGGTGGGAGGGCCCGGCCAGCTGCACCGGTGCGGGCAACGCGCTGTCCGGTCTGTCGGGGGCCGACCTTCTGTCCACCGACGCGCCCGTGCATCTGGTGATGTGCGATCAGGTCGCCTGGTCGATGTGGGGGCTGTCGATGGCGTCGTGGAACGCCATCCTGTCGCTGGTCCTCGTGGCCGTCTGGCTGATCGCGGCGCGGGCGTCAGCCAAGCCGCGCGTGTTGCTGTAA
- a CDS encoding 2-dehydro-3-deoxygalactonokinase, which yields MTNELVALDWGTSSLRAFLMRDGQVVAERTSPHGIQNLPTGGFAGAFADICGDWVAQGRPVVAGGMVGSQQGWAEAPYARCPARLEDLIGQGAEVALPQGGVLHIVPGVLLDTPGAPPDVMRGEEVQIAGAIADRPDLAARALFVLPGTHSKWVLVEGGRIVTFATYMTGEMFALLRGHSILGRLMTDAPAFGADAFDRGVGLARQGGAGDLTRQIFSARTMGLTGRLPGSGLADYLSGLLIGSEIRSAARMRDAASPPVLMIGDGALCDRYRRALTICGIEVAAQLGNTAPHGLWRFAEIRGLVTAAPPKDARA from the coding sequence ATGACGAACGAACTGGTCGCTCTGGATTGGGGCACAAGTAGCCTGCGGGCCTTTCTGATGCGTGACGGGCAGGTGGTGGCGGAACGCACCAGTCCTCACGGCATCCAGAACCTGCCCACGGGCGGGTTCGCCGGGGCCTTCGCCGACATTTGCGGCGATTGGGTGGCGCAGGGGCGCCCGGTGGTCGCGGGCGGCATGGTCGGGTCGCAACAGGGCTGGGCCGAGGCGCCCTATGCGCGCTGCCCCGCGCGGCTGGAGGATCTGATCGGGCAGGGGGCCGAGGTGGCTTTGCCCCAGGGCGGGGTTCTGCACATCGTGCCGGGTGTTCTTCTGGATACGCCGGGCGCCCCGCCCGACGTGATGCGCGGCGAGGAGGTGCAGATCGCGGGCGCCATCGCCGACCGGCCCGATCTGGCGGCGCGGGCCTTGTTCGTTCTGCCCGGCACCCATTCCAAATGGGTTCTGGTGGAGGGGGGGCGGATCGTCACCTTCGCCACCTACATGACGGGTGAGATGTTTGCCCTTTTGCGCGGCCATTCGATCCTGGGGCGTCTGATGACCGATGCCCCGGCCTTTGGTGCCGATGCGTTCGATCGCGGCGTCGGGTTGGCGCGGCAAGGCGGGGCGGGCGATCTGACGCGGCAGATCTTTTCGGCCCGCACCATGGGGCTGACCGGACGTCTGCCCGGATCGGGGTTGGCCGATTACCTGTCGGGCCTGTTGATCGGGAGCGAAATCCGGTCGGCGGCGCGGATGCGGGACGCCGCCTCCCCCCCCGTATTGATGATCGGCGACGGGGCCTTGTGCGACCGATACCGCAGGGCGCTGACGATCTGCGGGATCGAGGTCGCGGCCCAGCTTGGCAACACCGCGCCGCATGGGCTGTGGCGCTTTGCCGAAATCCGTGGCCTTGTGACGGCGGCCCCACCCAAGGATGCGCGTGCATGA
- the xth gene encoding exodeoxyribonuclease III, with the protein MKIATFNINGVKARIEALLSWLDEASPDVVLLQEIKSTDETFPRELIEDKGYRVETHGQKGFNGVAILSRLPLEDVVRGLPGDETDEQSRWIEATVIGDRAVRVCGLYLPNGNPAPGPKYDYKLAWMARMEARVAELLTTEEPLVFAGDYNVIPQPEDAAKPDGWREDALFLPATRAAFRRIVNLGLTEAFRARVQGPGHYSFWDYQAQAWPRNNGIRIDHLLLSPQAADLMTDVAIDRDVRAGEKPSDHVPVWIELAA; encoded by the coding sequence ATGAAAATCGCGACATTCAACATCAATGGCGTCAAGGCCCGGATCGAGGCGCTTCTGTCCTGGCTGGACGAGGCGTCGCCCGACGTGGTGCTGCTTCAGGAAATCAAATCCACGGATGAAACATTCCCGAGAGAGTTGATCGAGGACAAGGGCTACCGCGTCGAAACCCACGGGCAGAAGGGCTTCAACGGGGTCGCGATCCTGTCCCGCCTGCCGTTGGAGGATGTGGTGCGCGGCCTGCCCGGCGATGAGACGGACGAACAAAGCCGCTGGATCGAGGCGACGGTGATCGGGGATCGTGCCGTGCGGGTCTGCGGCCTCTATCTGCCCAACGGCAACCCCGCGCCGGGGCCGAAATACGATTACAAGCTGGCGTGGATGGCACGGATGGAAGCGCGGGTGGCCGAACTTCTGACCACCGAGGAGCCGTTGGTCTTCGCCGGCGACTATAACGTCATTCCCCAGCCCGAGGACGCGGCCAAGCCCGATGGCTGGCGCGAGGATGCGCTGTTCCTGCCGGCCACCCGGGCCGCCTTCCGCCGGATCGTGAACCTGGGCCTGACCGAGGCGTTTCGCGCCCGTGTTCAGGGGCCGGGGCATTATTCGTTCTGGGATTATCAGGCGCAGGCGTGGCCGCGCAACAACGGCATCCGCATCGATCATCTGCTGCTCTCGCCGCAGGCGGCGGATCTGATGACGGATGTGGCGATCGACCGGGACGTGCGGGCGGGCGAAAAACCGTCCGATCACGTTCCCGTCTGGATCGAGCTTGCGGCCTGA
- the dksA gene encoding RNA polymerase-binding protein DksA, translating to MTAELCLSDDYRPAESEPFMNDRQLEYFRRKLLAWKAELLEQSAETIEGLQESGRNVPDIADRASEETDRALELRTRDRQRKLVSKIDAALRRIANGEYGYCEMTGEPISLKRLDARPIATMTLEAQERHERREKVHRDD from the coding sequence ATGACAGCAGAACTGTGTCTATCGGACGATTATCGACCCGCCGAGTCGGAACCCTTCATGAACGACCGGCAACTGGAATATTTCCGCCGCAAGCTGCTTGCCTGGAAGGCCGAACTTCTGGAACAAAGCGCCGAAACGATCGAAGGTCTGCAGGAATCCGGTCGCAACGTCCCCGACATCGCCGACCGCGCCTCCGAGGAAACCGACCGTGCGCTGGAGCTGCGCACGCGTGACCGGCAGCGCAAGCTGGTGTCCAAGATCGACGCCGCCCTGCGCCGGATCGCCAATGGCGAATACGGATATTGCGAGATGACGGGCGAGCCGATCTCGCTCAAACGTCTGGACGCGCGGCCCATCGCCACCATGACGCTTGAGGCGCAGGAACGGCACGAGCGGCGCGAGAAGGTTCACCGCGACGACTGA